Proteins from a genomic interval of Cucumis melo cultivar AY chromosome 7, USDA_Cmelo_AY_1.0, whole genome shotgun sequence:
- the LOC103494830 gene encoding F-box protein SKIP22-like: protein MKLRLRSLESKQTLRIEVPDPSTLNHLKRTLLQTLSSSFSADSLHLSLNRKDELQASSPEDSLHSLGITSGDLVFFTFKPSEFSSLGARATPIQSFQPPPLSGSSSLVSSSSLPQVKGKELLGIDCDLKKPRLENSEPESMVPDSSGAELTTSSMIEESDCEEMEVEEEPTVVVEKKCSRPIFLRRVLKEELGYDRNAHKLLVTAVHAVLLESGFVLINPNLGFEDSPFRMPEDWPSPSFTMSLWYTLPELLTKRGKNSTMTEVVLLKFQSLGYFVNVYGSLNCSRGSSVYRVSLDERKFAPNLDLIWVDSVSNYIMDEKEGNPEKQVFEFWKIVKDALALPLLIDICEKTGLPPPASFMLLPADVKLKILEALPGVDIARVECVCTELRYLASSNELWKMKFNQEFGLEDGVSGNRVWKTKFVEYYEREKQRNRRTSNMRDAISFGRHRRPPYPFPVPHIIGGDYDIVSGIRLPVYGVPGQSLPRIPRRHAVIPHYDLRGR, encoded by the coding sequence ATGAAATTGAGGCTCAGATCCCTAGAATCCAAACAAACCCTCAGAATCGAAGTCCCCGATCCATCCACTCTCAATCACCTCAAACGGACGCTCCTCCAAACactctcttcttccttttccgCTGATTCTCTTCACCTCTCCCTCAATCGGAAGGACGAGCTCCAAGCGTCCTCGCCGGAGGATTCCTTGCACTCCTTGGGTATTACTTCAGGTGACCTTGTTTTCTTCACTTTCAAACCTTCCGAGTTTTCGTCTCTCGGAGCGAGAGCTACGCCAATTCAATCTTTTCAACCTCCTCCTCTTTCTGGTTCTTCTTCGCTAGTTTCGTCTTCCTCGCTACCGCAGGTTAAAGGAAAGGAACTTCTGGGTATTGATTGTGATCTTAAAAAACCTAGGTTGGAGAATTCCGAGCCTGAATCCATGGTACCCGATTCATCGGGTGCAGAATTGACTACATCTAGCATGATCGAGGAGTCGGATTGTGAAGAAatggaggttgaagaagagccAACCGTAGTTGTGGAAAAGAAATGTTCGAGGCCGATCTTTTTGAGGAGAGTTCTGAAGGAGGAGTTAGGCTATGATCGTAATGCTCACAAACTTTTGGTAACTGCCGTTCACGCTGTACTTTTGGAGTCTGGATTTGTGCTGATTAATCCTAATTTAGGTTTTGAGGACAGTCCTTTCCGTATGCCGGAAGATTGGCCTTCCCCGTCGTTTACGATGTCGCTTTGGTACACTCTACCTGAACTTTTGACTAAGAGGGGAAAGAATTCTACCATGACTGAAGTAGTATTATTGAAGTTTCAGAGTTTAGGGTACTTTGTTAATGTTTATGGGTCTCTTAACTGCAGTAGAGGATCTAGTGTGTATCGTGTATCTTTAGATGAGAGAAAATTTGCACCAAATCTTGATCTTATTTGGGTGGATTCAGTATCCAACTACATCATGGATGAAAAGGAAGGAAACCCAGAGAAACAAGTTTTTGAATTCTGGAAGATAGTGAAGGATGCTCTTGCATTGCCACTCTTGATTGATATCTGTGAAAAGACTGGTTTACCACCTCCTGCAAGCTTTATGCTACTTCCAGCTGATGTGAAGCTTAAGATTTTAGAGGCTCTTCCTGGTGTGGACATTGCAAGAGTTGAATGTGTGTGTACTGAATTGCGTTACTTGGCCTCCAGCAATGAGCTGTGGAAGATGAAGTTCAATCAAGAGTTTGGTTTAGAGGATGGTGTTTCAGGAAACAGGGTTTGGAAAACAAAATTTGTTGAATATTATGAAAGAGAAAAGCAGAGAAACAGGAGAACTAGCAATATGAGAGATGCCATTAGTTTTGGGCGGCATCGACGACCCCCTTATCCTTTCCCAGTTCCTCATATAATTGGGGGAGATTATGATATTGTGTCTGGTATTAGACTTCCTGTATATGGAGTTCCTGGACAATCATTACCTCGGATTCCACGGCGACACGCTGTCATACCACATTATGATTTGAGAGGACGATGA
- the LOC103494831 gene encoding tubulin alpha chain produces the protein MRECISIHIGQAGIQVGNACWELYCLEHGIQPDGQMPGDTTLGGGDDAFNTFFSETGAGKHVPRAVFVDLEPTVIDEVRTGTYRQLFHPEQLISGKEDAANNFARGHYTVGKEIVDLCLDRIRKLADNCTGLQGFLVFNAVGGGTGSGLGSLLLERLSVDYGKKSKLGFTVYPSPQVSTSVVEPYNSVLSTHSLLEHTDVAVLLDNEAIYDICRRSLDIERPNYSNLNRLVSQVISSLTASLRFDGALNVDVNEFQTNLVPYPRIHFMLSSYAPVISAEKAYHEQLSVAEITNSAFEPSSMMVKCDPRHGKYMACCLMYRGDVVPKDVNAAVATIKTKRTIQFVDWCPTGFKCGINYQPPTVVPGGDLARVQRAVCKISNSTSVAEVFSRIDHKFDLMYAKRAFVHWYVGEGMEEGEFSEAREDLAALEKDYEEVGAESAEGEDDEGEDY, from the exons ATGAGAGAGTGCATCTCAATTCACATCGGTCAGGCCGGTATCCAGGTCGGGAATGCCTGCTGGGAGCTCTACTGCCTCGAGCATGGTATTCAG CCCGATGGCCAAATGCCAGGCGACACTACTCTCGGTGGAGGTGACGATGCTTTCAACACCTTCTTCAGTGAAACTGGTGCCGGAAAGCACGTTCCTCGCGCTGTTTTTGTTGATCTTGAGCCCACTGTCATTGATGAGGTGAGGACAGGAACTTACCGCCAGCTCTTCCACCCTGAACAGCTGATCAGCGGCAAGGAAGATGCTGCCAATAATTTTGCACGTGGTCACTACACCG TTGGAAAGGAAATTGTTGATCTCTGCTTGGACAGAATCCGCAAGCTTGCTGACAACTGCACTGGTCTCCAAGGATTCCTTGTTTTCAACGCTGTCGGTGGTGGTACTGGTTCCGGTCTCGGCTCCCTCCTCTTGGAACGTTTGTCTGTTGACTATGGAAAGAAATCCAAGCTTGGATTCACTGTATACCCCTCTCCACAAGTCTCAACTTCTGTTGTTGAGCCTTACAACAGTGTCCTCTCCACCCATTCTCTCTTGGAACACACTGATGTTGCGGTGCTTCTAGACAATGAAGCCATCTATGATATCTGCAGGCGCTCCCTCGACATTGAGCGACCCAACTACTCGAACCTCAACCGTCTTGTATCTCAG GTCATTTCCTCTTTAACTGCCAGTTTGAGGTTTGATGGTGCATTGAACGTGGATGTTAACGAATTCCAGACCAACTTGGTCCCATATCCCAGAATCCACTTCATGCTTTCCTCTTATGCACCTGTGATCTCAGCTGAGAAGGCCTACCACGAGCAACTCTCAGTGGCTGAAATCACCAATAGCGCTTTTGAGCCCTCGTCTATGATGGTCAAGTGTGATCCCCGACACGGTAAGTACATGGCATGCTGCCTGATGTATCGTGGTGATGTTGTCCCTAAGGACGTGAATGCTGCTGTTGCCACCATCAAGACCAAGCGCACCATCCAGTTTGTTGATTGGTGCCCCACTGGATTCAAGTGTGGTATCAACTACCAGCCACCCACTGTTGTCCCTGGAGGCGATCTTGCCCGGGTGCAAAGAGCTGTGTGCAAGATCTCGAACTCCACCAGTGTAGCTGAGGTCTTCTCTCGCATCGACCACAAGTTCGATCTGATGTACGCTAAGCGTGCATTCGTTCACTGGTACGTAGGTGAGGGTATGGAGGAAGGAGAGTTCTCGGAAGCCCGAGAGGATCTTGCTGCCCTTGAGAAGGATTATGAAGAGGTGGGTGCTGAATCAGCTGAGGGCGAGGATGACGAAGGAGAGGACTACTAA
- the LOC103494832 gene encoding uncharacterized protein LOC103494832, with the protein MASLQILKSTLSLPSISHPNFGSQSTRFFSDFDSLLLHGRRRSLRVACVCRRFSFRCAAKDADKESNGEEPPESLFMKELKKRGITPTSLLEDTNNSDFGLGGEMTGENRDFSRRSAVSTEVNKSLSNQRERSMQLNSEGLEGLIPRAKLLLTIGGTFFLGFWPLIIITVSFFFGLYFFFGSSFIHDGKTPISPPPYVDPYALLEDERISQIAPPVN; encoded by the exons ATGGCTTCTCTTCAAATTCTCAAATCAACTCTCTCTCTTCCTTCCATCTCTCACCCGAATTTTGGCTCTCAATCAACCCGCTTCTTCTCTGACTTTGATTCCCTACTCCTTCATGGACGTCGGAGGAGTTTGCGTGTTGCCTGCGTTTGTAGAAGGTTCAGTTTCCGCTGCGCTGCTAAAGATGCTGATAAGGAAAGCAATG GAGAAGAACCTCCAGAATCATTATTCATGAAGGAATTGAAGAAGAGAGGCATAACTCCCACTTCCTTGCTTGAGGATACTAACAACAGTGACTTTGGACTTGGTGGCGAGATGACTGGAGAAAACAGAGATTTCTCCCGTAGAAGTGCTGTTTCAACTGAAGTTAACAAGAGTCTATCCAATCAAAGGGAGCGTTCCATGCAATTGAACAGTGAAGGCCTTGAG GGGTTGATCCCTCGTGCTAAACTTTTGCTAACAATTGGAGGAACGTTCTTCTTAGGATTCTGGCCGTTGATCATCATAACTGTTTCGTTCTTTTTTGGTTTATATTTT TTTTTCGGATCCTCTTTTATTCACGATGGCAAAACGCCGATATCTCCTCCACCGTATGTTGACCCATATGCTCTTTTAGAGGACGAGAGAATTTCACAAATAGCTCCTCCTGTAAATTGA
- the LOC103494833 gene encoding plastidial pyruvate kinase 1, chloroplastic-like, with amino-acid sequence MAEVNAMMIRARCNFMVRNPVLDVKRLGFRMPVMGHRTVWCNRRRMKGRVGNGVKATMQVDLDDEERLRRLEGLEATLGLDIVAERELKEKGFLGMRKTKLVCTIGPACSGIEDLEKLALEGMNIARLNMCHNSREWHCDMIKKIKKLNEEKGFCISVMIDIEGSRIHVVDHGAPSSVKVEDGSIWLFTAEKFEGSRPFTVQASYEGFSEGIRVGDSIVIDGGMATFEVIEKIGNDLSCRCTDPGLFLPRAKCSFWRDGRLVVRNHESPTLSSKDWSDIEFGISEGVDFIALSFVNSADPVRHLKNYLLTKSAKSIRVLAKIESLEALQNLEEIIEASDGIMVARGDLGVEIPLEQIPAVQEEITRVCRELNKPVIIASQLLESMVEYPTPTRAEVADVSEAVRQYADALMLSGESAIGSYGQKALSVLQMASSRMELWSREENTKNFLPQHQLGVSLHDRIAEEICNSAAELANRLSVDAIFVLTNQGHMASLLSRNRPGPPIFALTDDDSTRMALNLQWGVFPLRIDLSEDIEANISRGIEVVKSKGLVKQGDSVLVVSEISPARAVSMASQSIQLKTIV; translated from the exons ATGGCGGAGGTCAATGCTATGATGATTCGTGCTCGCTGTAATTTTATGGTGAGAAACCCTGTGTTGGATGTGAAGCGTTTGGGTTTCCGGATGCCGGTTATGGGTCACCGAACAGTTTGGTGTAATCGGAGGAGGATGAAGGGGAGAGTTGGAAATGGAGTGAAGGCCACAATGCAGGTTGATTTGGACGATGAGGAGAGGTTGAGAAGATTGGAGGGTTTAGAGGCAACGTTAGGGCTTGATATTGTAGCGGAGAGGGAACTGAAGGAGAAAGGGTTTTTAGGGATGAGGAAGACGAAGCTTGTATGTACTATTGGTCCAGCGTGTAGTGGGATTGAGGATTTGGAGAAGTTAGCGTTGGAAGGTATGAATATTGCGAGATTGAATATGTGTCACAACTCGAGGGAGTGGCATTGTGATATGATTAAGAAAATCAAGAAGTTAAATGAGGAGAAAGGATTCTGTATTTCGGTTATGATTGATATTGAAGGAAGTCGGATTCATGTGGTTGATCACGGAGCTCCTTCCTCTGTAAAAGTTGAG GATGGTTCGATCTGGTTGTTTACTGCTGAGAAGTTCGAAGGTTCTCGTCCATTCACTGTGCAAGCGAGCTATGAAGGTTTCTCTGAAG GTATCCGAGTGGGTGATTCAATTGTAATTGATGGGGGAATGGCAACCTTTGAAGTTATTGAAAAGATTGGGAATGATTTAAGCTGCAGGTGCACAGACCCAGGTTTATTTCTTCCCCGGGCGAAATGTAGCTTTTGGAGAGATGGGAGGCTTGTTGTGAGAAATCACGAGTCTCCCACGTTGTCAAGTAAG GATTGGTCGGACATTGAATTTGGAATTTCAGAGGGCGTGGACTTCATTGCCCTTTCTTTTGTGAACAGTGCAGATCCTGTCAGGCATCTAAAAAACTACCTTTTAACAAAATCAGCAAA ATCCATAAGGGTATTGGCTAAGATTGAAAGCTTGGAGGCCCTTCAAAATCTGGAAGAAATTATAGAGGCATCTGATGGAATCATGGTGGCTCGAGGGGACCTTGGGGTCGAAATTCCGCTCGAGCAGATACCGGCAGTGCAAGAGGAAATAACCAGAGTCTGTAGGGAACTGAACAAACCAGTGATCATAGCTTCTCAACTTCTTGAGTCCATGGTTGAATATCCTACCCCAACACGTGCTGAG GTTGCAGATGTTTCTGAAGCTGTCCGACAATATGCTGATGCATTGATGCTATCTGGGGAGTCTGCCATAGGATCATATGGACAGAAAGCACTTTCGGTTCTACAGATGGCCAGCAGCCGAATGGAATTATGGAGTCGTGAAGAAAATACGAAAAATTTCCTTCCCCAGCATCAACTTGGAGTATCATTGCATGATCGCATCGCAGAAGAAATTTGCAATTCTGCAGCTGAATTGG CTAACAGACTTTCAGTAGACGCCATATTTGTGCTCACAAATCAAGGGCATATGGCATCTCTCCTTTCCCGAAACCGCCCAGGGCCGCCAATATTTGCATTAACGGACGATGATAGCACAAGAATGGCTTTGAATCTACAATGGGGAGTGTTCCCTTTGCGAATTGACCTCTCAGAAGATATTGAAGCAAACATCTCGAGAGGGATCGAGGTTGTGAAATCAAAGGGATTGGTGAAACAGGGGGACTCTGTGCTTGTGGTCTCAGAGATCTCTCCAGCTCGAGCTGTATCAATGGCGTCCCAATCAATTCAGCTGAAAACCATAGTGTAG